Part of the Labrenzia sp. PHM005 genome is shown below.
TTGAGGCCGGCGACGATGTCGTCGTGTTGTGTGAAGGCGACCCGTTTTTCTTCGGCTCCTTCATGTACCTATTCGAGCGCCTGTCGGGCCGTTTTGACTGCGAAGTGGTGCCGGGCGTCACGTCCATGACAACCTGCGCGGCTCAATTGATGCGGCCGCTAACATCACGCAATGATGTGCTGACGGTCATTCCGGGCCCGCTGCCCGACGTCGATATCCGCGCCAAAATCAACGAAGCGCAGGCGATCGCCATCATGAAGGTTGGCCGGCACTTGGCGCGCTTGAAGGCCCTTCTTGATGAGATGGGCCTTCTGGAACGGGCCGGGTACGTCGAACGGGCCAGCTTGCCGGAACAAAAGGTTCACCGCCTGATTGACCTCAATGCGGAAACCGCCCCCTATTTCTCTATGATCCTCATTTACAAGGGAGACGAAGCGTGGACGCTTCCCCCATCCTTCTCGTCTTGAACCAGGCAGGCCTCGACACGGCCGAGGACATCGCCAAACGGTTTTCGACCGCACGCATCCACGGCCTCGCTGGCCGTGTCCCGACAGCCGACACGCAGTTCAATGAAACCATTGAACACCTTCAGATGCTGTTTAAGGCTGGCCATCCGATCATTGGATTTTGTGCCAGCGGCATTCTGATCCGGGCGCTGGCGCCGGTCTTGTCGGATAAGCGTAACGAGCCGCCTGTTGTTGCGGTTTCCGAAGACGGGTCCAGCATTGTCCCGCTTCTCGGCGGTCATCGCGGTGCCAACGAATTGGCCCGTCTACTCGCAAAAGGCCTTGGCGGGCATGCGGCGATCACGACGGCCGGTGACACTGCACTTGGTATTGCGCTCGATGCTCCGCCAAAGGGATGGAAACTCGCCAATCCGGACGATGCAAAACCGGTGATGGCCGAACTCCTCTCCGGTGCAGCCGTTCAGATCCTTGGTCAGGCAGACTGGCTGAAACAGGACAAGCTGACGATTTCGGAAGATGCGGATCTCACTTTGCTCGCGACCGATGAGCCGGTGGACGGCTCACCAACACGGCTGGTATATCACCCGCAGCGCTATGTCGTTGGGGTCGGCTGCGCCAGGGGCTGCGATCCGCAGGAACTGATTGATCTCGTTGATACACATCTGGCGATCCACAGCATTGCCAAGGGCGCAATTGCCTGCGTTGCGACCATTGATTTGAAGGCCGACGAAGCGGCGATGAATGCGCTCGCTGCCCATCTCGGCGCGCCTCTCCGGCTTTTCTCGGCGGAACAGCTGGAACTGGAAACACCGCGGCTGAAAAACCCGTCGGAAGTTGTCTATTCAGAAGTCCGTTGCCACGGCGTTGCCGAAGGGGCCGCCCTCGCCTCTGTCGGCCCTGATGGCCGCCTGGCGGTCGAAAAACAAAAAACCGCCAATGCCACCTGCGCCATCACCCGCGCTCTCGAGCCAATCGACGCGCTGTCCGTCGGCCGGCCGCGCGGGCATCTGTCGGTTATCGGCATTGGGCCCGGCAAGGACGACTGGCGTACGCCTCAGGCAACTAAGCTTCTGGCCGAGGCCACGGATGTTGTCGGCTATTCGCTCTATCTCGACATTGTGTCCGCCCATATCACCGGCAAAACACACCATAATTTTCCTCTTGGCGCGGAAGAAGACCGCGTTCGCTTTGCACTGGAGGAAGCTGGCAAGGGCAAAAACGTCGCGCTGATTTCGTCCGGAGATGCCGGCATCTACGCCATGGGCGCGCTCGTCTATGAACTACTGGACCGGGATGGTGACAATGGCGGCGTGACAGATGCGGCCAAACGGGTCAGCGTCACCAATGCGCCGGGAATTTCAGCTTTGCAGGCCTGTTCAGCTCAGATTGGAGCGCCGCTCGGCCATGATTTCTGTGCGATTTCTCTTTCCGATCTCCTGACGCCTTGGGACTCCATTGAAAAACGGCTGAACGCTGCGGCGGAAGGCGATTTTGTCATCGCCTTCTACAATCCCGTCTCGAAGCGCCGGCGGACGCAGTTGGCAGCCGCCAAGGAAATTCTCCTAAAACACCGGCCGGCCGACACTCCGGTGGTGCTCGGCATCAATCTCGGCCGCCCGGAAGAAACATTGCGGGTGCTGACCTTGTCAGAGTTGGAGGTCGATGATGTCGACATGCTGACCACCGTAATGGTCGGCTCGTCCAATTCCAAAGCGGTTACACGTGGCGACGGCAAACCTTTTGTCTATACACCGCGCGGCTACGCCAAACGCATCGACGCCCCCAAAGGCCAAAAAACGGAAAACAACAAATGACCGTACACTTCATTGGCGCCGGTCCCGGCGATCCGGATCTGATCACCGTTCGAGGTTTGAAGCTGATCCAATCCTGTCCGGTCTGTCTATATGCCGGCTCCCTGGTGCCGGAGCAGATCGTTGCGGCCGCTCCCGAGGGCGCAAGGGTGATCGACACCGCCCCGATGACTCTAGATGAGATCATCGCGGAAATTGAAACGGCCCACGCAAATGGTCAGGACATTGCGCGCGTTCACTCCGGCGACCCGTCCATCTATGGCGCAACAGCCGAACAAATGCGGCGGTTGGATGCGCTCGGCATCGATTACGATATTACGCCTGGTGTTCCAGCGTTTGCTGCAGCTGCTGCTGCTCTAAAAACCGAGCTGACCGTGCCGGAAGTCGCCCAGACTATCATTGTCACGCGCACGGCGATGCAGTCCTCGGCCATGCCGAACAACGAGGACCTGGATACGCTCGGCAAAAGTGGGGCTACTTTGGCTATTCACTTGTCGATCCGGAACTTGCGTGAAGTCGAACGGCAATTGACTCCACACTACGGTGCTGACTGCCCGGTTATCGTGGCTTACCGGGTCGGCTGGCCGGATGAATTCTTCATTCACGGCACGCTTTCAACCATCGCGGAAAAGGTCCGGGCTTCCAAAATCACCCGCACCGCACTGATCTTTGTTGGTCACGCCCTAAAACCAGGCGAGGACTTCCGCGACAGCGCCCTTTATGACGCAGATCATGTCCATGTTTTAAGGCCGAAGAAAAAGGCGAAGGGTTAGCGCAAAGCTGTTCGGGCTCCTGGCACTTAGCAGCTGGAAAGGTGTTTTCAGCTGCGCCGGTACTGGTTCACCGGACCAAGGGCAATAATATGCGCGAAAGACCCCATGACATTCCCGGCGCGCAGCCCCATGTCGGCCAGGTCCTGGCCTTCTGCATCCTTGGCTGCAAAGAGCCGGTCGGCATCACCTTCGCGGACAATACTGGCGTAGTGAAATTCATGTGCCGACAATGGCGTATCCCAAGGAACGCCGGCTAACGGCTTTAGGCAACGATACCCCAAATGCCGTTTGCGCGCCTGAAAGCTTGTCTCCAGCGGCAACAAGCCCAGCATCTCATGACGTTGGCCACCCACATCGATCAAGCTGTCGCCAAGCGCCATATAGCCGCCGCACTCACCGTAAATCAGTGCGCCTTTATTGGCAGCAGACCGCATCCCGGACTTAAATGACTGAGCATTTGCCAACTGGCCCGCATGTAGCTCGGGATAGCCGCCCGGCAAATAGACAGCGTCAGCTCCAGTCTCTGGCCCCTCATCTGCCAACGGCGAAAAGAAGGAGATCTCCGCTCCGCTCCGGCGCCAGTGGTCCAGCAAATGCAAATAGGAAAACGCGAAGGCAACATCCTCTGCAACGGCAATCCGCTGGCCGAGAGGAGTTGGAAGTTGAACGCTTGATGACTTCTGATCGAGGTCGATGTCCCCTGCCAGGTCCTTCACTGCTGCCAGATCCACATTCTTGAAACAAATGTCTGCGGCCGTCTCAAGAAACGCTTCCAACTCAGGATGTTCTACCGCCTGAACAAGACCGAGATGGCGTTCGGGCAATACCAGTTTTTCCGTACGCGGCAATGCCCCAAGGACCTTGATGTCGAGACCAGCCAATGCCTTACGCAACATTTGTTCGTGCCGAGCACTGCCGACGCGGTTTAGAATGACGCCCCTAACCGAGATATCGGACCGGAAGGTTTGAAATCCGCTGACAAGCGCTGCCACCGACTGGGCTTGTTTTGCGCAATCGACCACCAGAATGACCGGCACGTTCAGGCTTTTCGCCAGATCAGCGGCCGATCCCACACCGCTGGCTGCACCGTCAAAGAGCCCCATCGCTCCTTCGACAATCAACAAGTCATGGCCGCTGACATGTCCTTTTGCCAAAGCTTGAAGCGATCGGACCTCCATCGCCCACGCATCCAGATTGATACAGGGACGGCCGCTTGCAGCTTCATGGAATTTAGGATCGATATAGTCCGGTCCGGATTTTGCCGAGACCACAGATTGTCCGGCGTTCTTCAAAGCCCGTAGCAGCGCGAGCGTCACTGTCGTTTTACCAGCGCCGGATGACGGTGCCGCGATCAACAGGCCTTTTGTGTTTGGCAAAGGCTGTTCAACCGGCATCGGACTGACGGGACTTGGAGCGCAGTCCGAGCGGATCGGATTGAAGAACCTTGCCGGACATGGCTCCGAGCCAATCGAGGCCGGACCTGAGCCGCACCACCTCACCAACACAAACGATAGCCGGGGGGTTTAGTCCTGCTTCGGCGACATCCTGAGCGCATCTGCCCAGCGTTGTTTCAAGAACGTCTTGGGTATCCAAAGATCCGTTGCACACGATACACACAGGCTCATCCAAAGACCGTCCTCCGGCAATCAGTTTGCCGGCAATCGTTTCCAGGTGTTTCATCGCCATATACATGACAATGACTTGCGATCCCTTGGCAATTCCGTCCCAGTTGATGGCATCCGGAGCAAGGCCCAGCTGATCGTGGCCGGTTAGGAAGGTGACCGCCTGATTGCAATCTCTGTGCGTGGCTGGAATACCGGCATAGGCAAGGCCGCCGATCCCCGCCGTAATGC
Proteins encoded:
- the cobI gene encoding precorrin-2 C(20)-methyltransferase, which codes for MSGKLFGIGLGPGDPELMTLKAHRLISSAKVVAYPAPDSGDSFARSIAAAAIPESAREIPIVVPMRVDRFPAQEIYDRAAKEIGTVLEAGDDVVVLCEGDPFFFGSFMYLFERLSGRFDCEVVPGVTSMTTCAAQLMRPLTSRNDVLTVIPGPLPDVDIRAKINEAQAIAIMKVGRHLARLKALLDEMGLLERAGYVERASLPEQKVHRLIDLNAETAPYFSMILIYKGDEAWTLPPSFSS
- the cobJ gene encoding precorrin-3B C(17)-methyltransferase; its protein translation is MDASPILLVLNQAGLDTAEDIAKRFSTARIHGLAGRVPTADTQFNETIEHLQMLFKAGHPIIGFCASGILIRALAPVLSDKRNEPPVVAVSEDGSSIVPLLGGHRGANELARLLAKGLGGHAAITTAGDTALGIALDAPPKGWKLANPDDAKPVMAELLSGAAVQILGQADWLKQDKLTISEDADLTLLATDEPVDGSPTRLVYHPQRYVVGVGCARGCDPQELIDLVDTHLAIHSIAKGAIACVATIDLKADEAAMNALAAHLGAPLRLFSAEQLELETPRLKNPSEVVYSEVRCHGVAEGAALASVGPDGRLAVEKQKTANATCAITRALEPIDALSVGRPRGHLSVIGIGPGKDDWRTPQATKLLAEATDVVGYSLYLDIVSAHITGKTHHNFPLGAEEDRVRFALEEAGKGKNVALISSGDAGIYAMGALVYELLDRDGDNGGVTDAAKRVSVTNAPGISALQACSAQIGAPLGHDFCAISLSDLLTPWDSIEKRLNAAAEGDFVIAFYNPVSKRRRTQLAAAKEILLKHRPADTPVVLGINLGRPEETLRVLTLSELEVDDVDMLTTVMVGSSNSKAVTRGDGKPFVYTPRGYAKRIDAPKGQKTENNK
- the cobM gene encoding precorrin-4 C(11)-methyltransferase, which produces MTVHFIGAGPGDPDLITVRGLKLIQSCPVCLYAGSLVPEQIVAAAPEGARVIDTAPMTLDEIIAEIETAHANGQDIARVHSGDPSIYGATAEQMRRLDALGIDYDITPGVPAFAAAAAALKTELTVPEVAQTIIVTRTAMQSSAMPNNEDLDTLGKSGATLAIHLSIRNLREVERQLTPHYGADCPVIVAYRVGWPDEFFIHGTLSTIAEKVRASKITRTALIFVGHALKPGEDFRDSALYDADHVHVLRPKKKAKG
- a CDS encoding cobyrinate a,c-diamide synthase → MPVEQPLPNTKGLLIAAPSSGAGKTTVTLALLRALKNAGQSVVSAKSGPDYIDPKFHEAASGRPCINLDAWAMEVRSLQALAKGHVSGHDLLIVEGAMGLFDGAASGVGSAADLAKSLNVPVILVVDCAKQAQSVAALVSGFQTFRSDISVRGVILNRVGSARHEQMLRKALAGLDIKVLGALPRTEKLVLPERHLGLVQAVEHPELEAFLETAADICFKNVDLAAVKDLAGDIDLDQKSSSVQLPTPLGQRIAVAEDVAFAFSYLHLLDHWRRSGAEISFFSPLADEGPETGADAVYLPGGYPELHAGQLANAQSFKSGMRSAANKGALIYGECGGYMALGDSLIDVGGQRHEMLGLLPLETSFQARKRHLGYRCLKPLAGVPWDTPLSAHEFHYASIVREGDADRLFAAKDAEGQDLADMGLRAGNVMGSFAHIIALGPVNQYRRS
- the cobA gene encoding uroporphyrinogen-III C-methyltransferase, whose translation is MTLFAQSLPEFEAGWVWLAGAGPGDPGLLTLHAVNGLRQADVVVYDALVDKSILEWAKQDAVLDYAGKRGGKPSPNQRDITLKLIEYARAGKRVLRLKGGDPFVFGRGGEEALGLVEAGVPFRIIPGITAGIGGLAYAGIPATHRDCNQAVTFLTGHDQLGLAPDAINWDGIAKGSQVIVMYMAMKHLETIAGKLIAGGRSLDEPVCIVCNGSLDTQDVLETTLGRCAQDVAEAGLNPPAIVCVGEVVRLRSGLDWLGAMSGKVLQSDPLGLRSKSRQSDAG